Proteins from a genomic interval of Plutella xylostella chromosome 24, ilPluXylo3.1, whole genome shotgun sequence:
- the LOC105380678 gene encoding uncharacterized protein LOC105380678, giving the protein MMLINLLVLLTFSNSSYGSKYLPVFILDYDQTLTNLITNNNPFYKTSRGEFTDIVHDVIRKSDTVIIFTETLFCSEDVSTRDKDGTSYPNMRKALHEQKVKYLPAVEEPYSILTQIFQPDPQNIFKLSVCNARAKLTLDPGHTKYFYVYFQDQPTDPRTESLRCHDAVMKEVYLQTRMSKPAGKIVAFYTGMTSPIIAERRLLKPIKTQKEVESVPTVFLSSDGALFRFKGVYFTRGRTVTSLFEMPSIAEETWTKRKLTTKMSYTDFELQFEFSFRSDGWSLDSVSLLESKEVVGTLRLTAGAPWGNSYVCSDPLIISGGDGFVSINHYQIQPFRYTRKNLVVPYGDKNIALAEGEEDDDGPEPIPDVDAPGRNSTCRFGKSVHCGPYFSISILSCLFVSALLLGVLTAGIVMLMNCKTNDHYDDPHGKPLQFTSEF; this is encoded by the exons ATGATGTTAATAAATTTGCTTGTACTTTTAACCTTTTCAAATTCTAGTTATGGCTCCAAATATCTGCCGGTATTTATTCTTGATTACGACCAAACGCTTACGAATTTAATCACGAACAACAACCCCTTCTATAAAACCAGTCGAGGTGAGTTTACAGACATCGTACACGACGTTATCAGGAAAAGTGATACGGTCATAATCTTCACTGAAACGCTATTCTGCTCCGAAGACGTTTCAACTCGAGATAAAGATGGCACCTCCTATCCCAACATGCGTAAAGCGCTGCACGAGCAAAAAGTAAAATACCTACCAGCCGTTGAAGAACCATACAGTATTTTAACCCAAATATTCCAACCTGACCCCCAAAACATTTTCAAACTAAGCGTTTGTAATGCCCGTGCCAAACTGACTCTCGATCCAGGACATACGAAATATTTCTACGTGTATTTCCAAGACCAGCCAACCGATCCCCGAACGGAGAGTCTCCGATGCCATGATGCAGTTATGAAGGAAGTGTATTTGCAAACACGCATGTCTAAACCTGCAGGGAAGATCGTCGCATTTTACACTGGTATGACCAGTCCTATTATTGCTGAAAGGAGGTTGTTGAAGCCAATTAAAACACAAAAGGAGGTTGAAAGTGTGCCTACGGTATTTTTGTCTTCCGATGGCGCGTTGTTCAGGTTCAAAGGAGTTTACTTCACAAGAGGAAGAACGGTCACTTCGCTGTTTGAAATGCCATCCATAGCTGAAGAAACTTGGACAAAGAGAAAACTCACGACGAAAATGTCGTATACGGATTTTGAGTTGCAGTTTGAATTTTCTTTTCGTAGTGACGGTTGGAGTCTTG ACTCTGTGTCTCTATTGGAATCTAAAGAAGTGGTGGGCACCCTGCGTCTGACCGCCGGCGCGCCGTGGGGTAACTCCTACGTGTGTAGCGACCCCCTCATCATCAGCGGCGGTGACGGCTTCGTGTCCATCAATCACTATCAG ATCCAACCCTTCCGTTATACCAGGAAGAACTTGGTAGTCCCTTACGGTGACAAAAATATTGCCCTAGCTGAAGGCGAAGAAGACGATGACGGCCCCGAGCCCATACCAGACGTGGACGCCCCAGGAAGAAACTCCACTTGCAGATTTGGGAAAAGCGTTCACTGCGGGCCCTATTTCAGCATCAGTATACTGTCGTGCCTGTTTGTGTCCGCCTTATTACTGGGTGTATTGACTGCTGGAATAGTGATGCTTATGAACTGCAAAACTAATGATCATTACGACGATCCGCACGGGAAACCGCTGCAGTTTACTTCAgagttttaa
- the LOC105380679 gene encoding V-type proton ATPase subunit S1, with protein sequence MAFCRSVLVLSVLGLLNSVTASNVPVLMFGDVASTQEESLPLSKVSFTEFNTILKHTLVNDPFTVIFIEETLSVEDFSLKNSEGETSFPFLHSNIGKAVYLPSTTSPLRALNKLADPEKVDHVKLTENGLSAEIEPESGKFLFINLKDAKEGETRAELLRRHNDFIEELFGKLKKRYPEVVAVYTAHYPSWTIAEHHSRQRRQATEAQAEPGFYNLAGLMLYVKSMVLNDGGNTVTLSASTKQTVASNDTVLNATLEFGDRSVLLNFDNKAGYWFFNRVILTELSQGVSTVEELMPSEPVYALDRFSYRCAQAVVFTSVNTSRPYSLSFNDIKIQPYTSENQTDFGDSLNCQGFFSVAIWSGLFVVFILLAITFFGIMMMMDIRAMDRFDDPKGKTITVIAQE encoded by the exons ATGGCTTTTTGCCGTTCGGTGCTAGTTTTAAGTGTATTAGGTTTGTTAAATAGTGTTACGGCAAGCAATGTGCCAGTGTTAATGTTTGGCGATGTTGCATCTACTCAAGAAGAGTCCCTGCCTCTGAGTAAGGTTTCCTTTACGGAATTCAACACTATTCTGAAGCACACGTTAGTAAACGACCCGTTTACCGTGATTTTCATAGAAGAAACGTTGTCTGTTGAAGATTTTTCTTTGAAAAACAGTGAAGGCGAGACATCTTTCCCATTCTTACACTCCAACATCGGTAAGGCTGTTTACTTACCGTCAACCACCTCGCCACTGCGCGCGCTGAACAAGCTCGCCGACCCGGAGAAGGTAGACCATGTGAAATTGACTGAAAACGGCCTGTCAGCCGAGATTGAGCCTGAGAGTGGTAAATTCCTCTTCATCAACCTTAAAGATGCCAAGGAAGGCGAAACCAGGGCTGAGCTGCTGCGCCGCCACAACGACTTCATCGAGGAGCTGTTCGGCAAGCTGAAGAAGCGCTACCCGGAGGTTGTGGCGGTGTACACCGCTCACTACCCGTCGTGGACCATCGCGGAGCACCACTCGAGGCAGCGTCGTCAGGCCACCGAGGCGCAGGCTGAGCCCGGCTTCTACAACCTGGCTGGTCTGATGCTGTACGTCAAAAGCATGGTCCTCAATGAtg GCGGCAACACAGTGACCCTGTCCGCAAGCACCAAGCAGACCGTGGCCTCCAACGACACGGTCCTGAACGCCACCCTCGAGTTCGGAGACCGCAGCGTGCTGCTGAATTTTGACAACAAGGCTGGATACTGGTTTTTCA ACCGCGTGATCCTTACCGAGCTGTCCCAAGGCGTCTCCACAGTGGAGGAGCTGATGCCTTCGGAGCCGGTGTACGCGCTGGACCGCTTCTCGTACCGCTGCGCGCAGGCCGTCGTCTTCACCAGCGTGAACACCAGCCGGCCTTACAGCCTCTCCTTCAATGATATTAAG ATCCAGCCTTACACATCGGAAAACCAGACTGACTTCGGAGACTCTCTGAACTGTCAAGGATTCTTCTCCGTAGCAATCTGGTCCGGCCTCTTTGTGGTGTTCATCCTCCTTGCGATCACGTTCTTCggaataatgatgatgatggacaTCCGCGCCATGGACCGCTTCGACGACCCCAAGGGAAAGACCATCACCGTCATCGCCCAGGAATAA